The Sinomonas sp. P10A9 genome includes a window with the following:
- a CDS encoding response regulator, whose product MSSLAIRVLVVDDDFRVARLHAAQVARIPGYECVGEAHTAAEARAAIARERPDLLLLDVYLPDEDGISLLTSLREAGEDVDVVIITAARDVATVRAAMRGGAVYYLVKPFGFGQLAEQLGAYRRWRADAESRSATGITGQTDVDALFASQRAAAAWGGTGPTAPRRLPPTMQKVLDAVLAAGHPLGAQDVSDLVGISRPTSQRYLSELERKGRLALHLEYGATGRPVNTYVPRGRD is encoded by the coding sequence GTGAGCAGTCTGGCGATCAGGGTGCTCGTGGTCGACGACGACTTCCGGGTGGCCCGGCTGCACGCCGCCCAAGTGGCGCGGATCCCGGGGTACGAGTGCGTCGGGGAGGCACACACTGCGGCCGAGGCGCGGGCCGCCATTGCGCGCGAGCGGCCAGACCTCCTCCTGCTGGACGTGTACCTGCCGGACGAGGACGGCATCTCGCTGCTGACGTCGTTGCGCGAGGCGGGAGAGGACGTGGATGTCGTCATCATCACGGCGGCGCGCGATGTCGCCACCGTGCGGGCGGCGATGCGCGGAGGGGCGGTCTACTACCTCGTCAAGCCGTTCGGGTTCGGGCAGCTCGCCGAGCAGCTCGGGGCGTACCGGCGGTGGCGCGCGGACGCCGAGTCACGCAGCGCCACCGGGATCACAGGCCAGACCGACGTTGACGCGCTGTTCGCCTCGCAGCGCGCCGCCGCGGCGTGGGGCGGGACGGGCCCCACCGCGCCCCGCCGCCTCCCGCCGACCATGCAGAAGGTGCTCGACGCCGTCCTCGCCGCAGGGCATCCGCTCGGCGCCCAGGACGTCTCGGACCTCGTCGGCATTTCCCGTCCGACGTCTCAGCGCTACCTGAGCGAGCTCGAGCGGAAGGGCCGGCTCGCGCTGCACCTCGAGTATGGCGCCACCGGGCGGCCCGTCAACACCTACGTCCCGAGGGGCCGGGACTGA
- a CDS encoding ABC transporter permease encodes MSTQEKREAAPVPGPVPTPAAAGRAAHRRRTALIWVGRIVLAVIIVGGWQLCTNVKPDGKHPLVDPFFFGMPTQIWDSLVTLFTNTEDASFGSIWENIWVTGQEAIFGFLLGTLVGIVLGLLLGSNRYLSAVVGPYIRIVNSIPRIILGSIFIVAFGLGTFPKVLLAAVLVFFVVFFNAFQGVREVDQNLVANVRVLGASPLQVAIHVTIPSAMTWIIASLHTAFGFAIIGALVAEVLGAQQGLGLIISQAQGRFDPDTVFACMIIIAVFTLLAEFLIGLLERTLLKWRPPNKSEAQAI; translated from the coding sequence GTGAGCACGCAGGAGAAGCGGGAAGCGGCCCCCGTCCCAGGGCCCGTGCCGACGCCCGCGGCCGCCGGCAGGGCAGCCCATCGTCGCCGCACAGCTTTGATCTGGGTCGGAAGGATCGTCCTCGCCGTCATCATCGTCGGCGGGTGGCAGCTGTGCACCAACGTGAAGCCGGACGGCAAGCACCCCTTGGTAGATCCCTTCTTCTTCGGCATGCCGACGCAGATCTGGGATAGCCTCGTCACGCTTTTCACCAACACGGAAGATGCCTCCTTCGGCTCGATCTGGGAGAACATCTGGGTCACCGGCCAAGAGGCGATCTTCGGCTTCCTCCTCGGAACGCTCGTGGGAATCGTGCTCGGTCTGCTTCTCGGCTCGAACAGGTACCTCTCCGCGGTCGTCGGCCCGTACATCCGGATCGTCAACTCGATCCCCCGAATCATCCTCGGCTCGATCTTCATCGTCGCCTTCGGCCTCGGAACCTTCCCGAAGGTCCTGCTCGCGGCCGTGCTGGTCTTCTTCGTGGTCTTCTTCAATGCATTCCAAGGCGTCCGCGAAGTGGACCAGAACCTCGTTGCGAACGTCCGCGTCCTCGGGGCCTCTCCGCTTCAGGTCGCGATCCACGTGACCATCCCGTCCGCCATGACGTGGATCATCGCCAGCCTGCACACGGCTTTCGGCTTCGCGATCATCGGCGCCCTGGTGGCAGAGGTGCTTGGCGCGCAGCAGGGGCTCGGCCTCATCATCAGCCAGGCTCAGGGGAGGTTCGATCCGGACACTGTCTTTGCCTGCATGATCATCATCGCCGTCTTCACCCTCCTGGCCGAATTCCTCATCGGACTTCTCGAGCGCACGCTCCTCAAATGGCGGCCGCCGAACAAGTCTGAAGCCCAAGCCATCTGA
- a CDS encoding ABC transporter substrate-binding protein — MMKRSIFAAAAVTVAALSLTACGGSGSSAAGAVGSSGASGPMPTVKMMIGGIDKQIYLPYKLAEQLGYYKEQGVDMQLSTEQDGGVGAEDAMISGQVDMSGAWYNHTYDFQLQGKDIISVVQLSGAPGERIMCNPNANVHSAADIKGKNMGVTDLGSGTDTLTQFIASKAGLKSGKDYKTVKAGAGATAIAAIKNGLADCVMTTQPTVTALEGQGVAESAIDLATTDGVTKALGGAWPAASIIAKKEWVDANKDTVQKVVNAMVKTMHWIATHSAQEIADKLPSDYTSNKNITKADYVKALTADKAQFLPDGLMPAGGPKTIADMFTTLGKDVSKIKYTDTFDNSFATKANETLGEKTTTTPAGDAG; from the coding sequence ATGATGAAGCGCAGTATCTTTGCCGCCGCCGCAGTCACCGTGGCGGCGCTCAGCCTCACCGCGTGCGGCGGCTCCGGCAGTTCCGCCGCCGGCGCCGTAGGCAGCTCAGGGGCCTCCGGCCCGATGCCCACGGTGAAGATGATGATCGGTGGCATCGACAAGCAGATCTACCTCCCCTACAAGCTGGCGGAGCAGCTCGGCTACTACAAGGAGCAGGGCGTCGACATGCAGCTTTCCACCGAGCAGGACGGCGGCGTGGGCGCGGAGGATGCGATGATCTCCGGCCAGGTCGACATGTCGGGAGCGTGGTACAACCACACGTACGACTTCCAGCTCCAGGGCAAGGACATCATCAGCGTCGTCCAGCTCTCCGGCGCTCCCGGCGAGCGCATCATGTGCAACCCGAACGCCAACGTCCACTCGGCTGCCGATATCAAGGGCAAGAACATGGGCGTCACGGACCTCGGTTCGGGCACGGATACGCTCACGCAGTTCATCGCGTCGAAGGCCGGGCTCAAGTCCGGCAAGGACTACAAGACCGTCAAGGCGGGCGCCGGCGCAACGGCGATCGCGGCCATCAAGAACGGTCTTGCGGACTGCGTCATGACCACTCAGCCCACGGTCACTGCGCTCGAGGGCCAGGGCGTCGCCGAGTCGGCGATCGACCTCGCGACGACCGACGGCGTCACGAAGGCCTTGGGTGGCGCGTGGCCGGCCGCGAGCATCATCGCCAAGAAGGAGTGGGTCGACGCCAACAAGGACACCGTCCAGAAGGTCGTCAACGCCATGGTCAAGACGATGCACTGGATCGCCACGCACTCGGCACAGGAGATCGCGGACAAGCTGCCCTCGGACTACACCTCGAACAAGAACATCACGAAGGCGGACTACGTCAAGGCCCTCACGGCGGACAAGGCGCAGTTCCTTCCCGACGGCCTGATGCCGGCGGGCGGTCCGAAGACCATCGCGGACATGTTCACGACCCTCGGCAAGGACGTCTCGAAGATCAAGTACACCGACACCTTCGACAACAGCTTCGCCACCAAGGCGAACGAGACCCTCGGCGAGAAGACCACCACGACACCAGCAGGCGACGCCGGCTGA
- a CDS encoding ABC transporter ATP-binding protein, producing MNVMKSHPLPAGESAGRIEIAGLTKRYLTPKGETFTAIRDVTLSVEPGQFCSIVGPTGCGKSTTLAQVSGLERPSEGYVRVAGQTVDGVTNGVSYMFQADALFPWKSVLANVMMGPILLGTPKREATELARDWLRRVGLAGFEDRYPHQLSGGMRKRVAMAAALINNPRILLMDEPFGALDVQTKAIMQNELLKLWEELRPSVLFITHDLDEAVALSDRVVIMTSSPGTVKDVFDIDLPRPRGNVQEIRHEDRFLELQGRIWESLKDEVTRAYAKTAGAAA from the coding sequence ATGAATGTCATGAAATCCCATCCGCTGCCTGCCGGAGAATCCGCGGGACGGATCGAGATAGCAGGGCTCACAAAACGCTACCTGACACCCAAAGGCGAGACCTTCACAGCCATCCGGGACGTGACCCTCTCGGTGGAACCGGGTCAGTTCTGCTCGATCGTCGGCCCCACCGGCTGCGGCAAGTCGACGACGCTCGCCCAGGTCTCCGGGCTGGAGCGCCCCAGCGAGGGCTACGTCCGGGTGGCCGGTCAGACGGTCGACGGCGTCACGAACGGCGTGAGCTACATGTTCCAGGCGGACGCGCTGTTCCCCTGGAAGAGCGTCCTAGCGAACGTCATGATGGGCCCCATCCTCCTCGGCACACCGAAGCGCGAGGCCACGGAGCTTGCCCGGGACTGGCTGCGCCGTGTGGGCCTCGCCGGTTTCGAGGACCGCTACCCGCACCAGCTCTCGGGCGGCATGCGCAAGCGCGTCGCCATGGCCGCCGCGCTCATCAACAACCCCCGGATCCTGCTCATGGACGAGCCGTTCGGAGCCCTCGACGTGCAGACCAAGGCGATCATGCAGAACGAGCTGCTCAAGCTCTGGGAGGAGCTGCGCCCGTCCGTCCTGTTCATCACCCACGATCTCGACGAGGCCGTGGCGCTCTCCGACCGTGTGGTGATCATGACGAGCAGCCCCGGAACGGTGAAGGACGTCTTCGACATCGATCTGCCCCGGCCTCGGGGCAACGTCCAGGAGATCCGGCACGAGGACCGCTTCCTCGAACTGCAGGGCCGTATCTGGGAGTCGCTCAAGGACGAGGTCACCCGGGCCTACGCCAAGACGGCAGGTGCAGCAGCATGA
- a CDS encoding SGNH/GDSL hydrolase family protein has product MNAPSADGPGQGVSVGFGARLHPWTRYVALGDSFTEGVGDPEPRSPGGLRGWADRVAEELSAGHEDFAYANLAVRSRLLPQILDEQVAPALALRPDLITLNAGGNDLIFHRSDPDKLAERMDAAVGLLGSTGATIVLFVGPDWGATPVLGRVRSKLAIFNENLRTIAGRHDAVVADLWALRELTHPLMWDPDRLHFSPLGQHTIAIMVLETLNVPHTLEPMSPKELPPRSWREAKADDIVWAREYLVPWALRRLTARIPAEEPHAKRPVAGPVFGAPMPPGTSIGNDPRD; this is encoded by the coding sequence ATGAATGCTCCCAGCGCCGACGGTCCGGGGCAGGGAGTCTCGGTGGGCTTCGGCGCCCGCCTGCACCCATGGACTCGTTATGTGGCCCTGGGGGATTCGTTCACCGAAGGGGTTGGTGACCCAGAACCCCGCAGCCCGGGCGGCCTACGGGGATGGGCGGATCGGGTCGCGGAAGAGCTCAGCGCCGGACACGAGGATTTCGCGTATGCGAACCTAGCAGTCCGGAGCCGGCTGCTCCCCCAGATCCTGGACGAGCAGGTGGCCCCGGCCCTGGCACTGCGACCGGATCTGATCACTCTCAACGCAGGCGGCAACGATCTGATCTTCCACAGGAGCGATCCCGACAAGCTCGCCGAACGGATGGACGCCGCGGTGGGACTGCTGGGGTCGACTGGGGCGACGATTGTGCTGTTCGTCGGCCCGGATTGGGGCGCGACGCCCGTGCTGGGGCGGGTTCGCAGCAAGCTGGCCATCTTCAACGAGAACCTGCGCACTATCGCGGGGCGCCACGATGCGGTAGTCGCCGACCTCTGGGCGCTGCGCGAGCTCACCCACCCGCTCATGTGGGATCCGGACCGTCTGCACTTCTCTCCGCTGGGCCAGCACACCATCGCCATCATGGTGCTCGAGACCCTCAACGTCCCCCACACCCTGGAACCAATGTCGCCCAAGGAGCTGCCCCCGCGCAGCTGGCGTGAGGCAAAGGCAGATGACATCGTCTGGGCCCGCGAGTACCTGGTCCCGTGGGCCCTGCGACGCCTCACAGCACGAATCCCCGCAGAAGAGCCGCACGCCAAGCGCCCGGTCGCTGGCCCCGTGTTCGGCGCACCGATGCCACCGGGGACGTCAATCGGAAACGATCCGCGGGACTAG
- a CDS encoding MerR family transcriptional regulator yields the protein MGLSIAEVSEQTGLSAHTLRYYERDGLMLHDVPRTSSGRREYSDQDVTGIIMVARLRATGMPVREIRRYAALVRAGKSTEGERLQLLAEHRERVLAQLEEVRDNLRAIEAKIDGYRNSVGC from the coding sequence ATGGGCCTCAGCATCGCGGAAGTATCCGAGCAGACGGGCCTCAGCGCCCACACCCTCCGCTACTACGAGCGGGACGGGCTCATGCTCCACGACGTGCCGCGCACGTCGTCGGGACGCCGCGAGTACTCCGACCAGGACGTCACTGGGATCATCATGGTCGCCCGGCTCCGCGCCACCGGCATGCCTGTGCGGGAGATTCGCCGGTACGCGGCGCTCGTGCGCGCTGGGAAGAGCACCGAGGGCGAACGCCTCCAGCTGCTCGCGGAGCATCGCGAACGCGTGCTGGCCCAGCTTGAGGAGGTCCGGGACAACCTCCGCGCGATCGAGGCCAAGATCGACGGCTACCGCAACAGCGTCGGGTGCTAG
- a CDS encoding ATP-binding protein, giving the protein MKKMRRWWQARPLASQILVWTLGLLVVTVALGGLVASRTTGQVLDDQYGLRALGVAEVVAQMPEVEAGVTAEDPTGRIQEIAELVRTRAQVDYVVVTDRDGIRYSHPTSALIGQRLEEPVAVLDGQTHVGINRGSLGDSANAKAPILDAGGRVIGQVSVGILEAAVSTEFTRDVGTIAAYSVLIVLLGGAGSFLLARGIKRATFGLEPSEIASLLQDREALLHGIREGMVGLDDAGRVTVINNEARRLLHLEHTVLGSPVEELIPPGRLRDVLTGSDAGADQTVITEDALLVANRMPVSVGGRSVGAVVTLRDRTEVEALVRDLRSLEGLMEALRAQEHEYANRLHTVGGLLDLGEAEQARAFISGVGDTSRSLGEGLRGRIEPPELAALILAKITVAAEQDVLVRVSDESRLREPALATQDLLTIVGNLLDNAVDAVAGLPGPREVTLTLDDSSGVFVAVTDSGPGVPAEAVDDVVRDGYTTKEPRTGMRRGIGLALVARIVRRAGGTMDVFAGPGGRFEVWIPKGESR; this is encoded by the coding sequence ATGAAGAAGATGCGCCGCTGGTGGCAGGCGCGTCCGCTCGCCTCGCAGATCCTCGTGTGGACGCTCGGGCTGCTCGTGGTCACGGTGGCGCTGGGCGGCCTCGTGGCGAGCCGCACGACCGGACAGGTCCTCGACGACCAGTACGGCCTCAGGGCCCTCGGCGTCGCAGAGGTGGTGGCGCAGATGCCCGAGGTCGAGGCGGGCGTCACCGCGGAGGACCCCACGGGCCGGATCCAGGAGATCGCTGAGCTCGTGCGCACGCGGGCACAGGTGGACTACGTCGTGGTGACCGACCGGGACGGCATCCGCTACTCGCATCCCACCTCCGCGCTCATCGGGCAGCGGCTCGAGGAACCCGTCGCGGTCCTCGACGGCCAGACGCATGTCGGCATCAACCGCGGCAGCCTCGGCGACTCCGCGAACGCGAAGGCTCCCATCCTGGACGCGGGCGGCCGGGTGATCGGACAGGTCTCGGTCGGCATCCTCGAGGCCGCGGTCAGCACCGAGTTCACCCGCGACGTCGGAACCATCGCTGCCTATTCCGTGCTGATCGTGCTCCTCGGCGGGGCCGGATCCTTCCTGCTCGCACGCGGCATCAAGCGGGCCACCTTCGGCCTCGAACCCTCCGAGATCGCCTCCCTCCTCCAGGACCGCGAGGCGCTCCTGCACGGGATCCGCGAAGGCATGGTGGGGCTCGACGACGCCGGGCGGGTCACGGTGATCAACAACGAGGCCCGCCGCCTCCTCCACCTCGAGCACACCGTCCTGGGCAGCCCGGTCGAGGAGCTCATCCCTCCCGGGCGGCTGCGCGACGTGCTCACGGGGAGCGACGCCGGCGCAGACCAGACCGTCATCACCGAGGACGCCCTGCTCGTGGCCAACCGGATGCCCGTGAGCGTGGGCGGACGGAGCGTGGGCGCCGTCGTCACCCTGCGCGACCGCACCGAGGTGGAGGCGCTCGTGCGGGACCTGCGCTCGCTCGAGGGCCTCATGGAGGCGCTGCGCGCACAGGAGCACGAGTACGCGAACCGGCTGCACACCGTGGGCGGCCTGCTGGACCTCGGCGAGGCCGAGCAGGCCCGCGCGTTCATCTCGGGGGTCGGGGACACGTCACGCTCCCTCGGCGAGGGGCTCCGCGGCCGCATCGAGCCCCCCGAGCTCGCGGCGCTCATCCTCGCCAAGATCACCGTGGCCGCGGAGCAGGATGTCCTGGTGCGGGTGTCGGACGAGTCCCGCCTGCGCGAGCCGGCCCTCGCCACGCAGGACCTACTGACGATCGTGGGGAACCTCCTCGACAACGCGGTCGACGCCGTTGCGGGGCTCCCGGGGCCGCGCGAGGTCACCCTCACGCTGGACGACTCCTCGGGGGTCTTCGTGGCGGTGACCGACAGCGGACCGGGCGTGCCCGCGGAGGCGGTGGACGACGTCGTGCGCGACGGCTACACGACGAAGGAGCCGCGCACCGGGATGCGGCGAGGGATCGGGCTCGCGCTCGTGGCGCGGATCGTGCGCCGTGCGGGTGGCACGATGGACGTGTTCGCCGGTCCGGGAGGCCGGTTCGAGGTCTGGATCCCGAAGGGAGAGTCACGGTGA
- a CDS encoding cytoplasmic protein, with product MSDPIEVSPNLYRVVFENDRVRVLEYVDQPGDSTGTHSHPDSVMITLSSFTRRLSSGGREVEVEMPQFQARWLDAQEHSGTNIGATTTHNIFVELKEVRTDAAATAPARLGPSKS from the coding sequence ATGTCAGATCCCATCGAGGTCAGCCCGAACCTCTACCGCGTCGTCTTCGAGAACGACCGCGTCCGCGTTCTCGAGTATGTCGACCAGCCCGGCGATTCGACGGGCACCCACTCGCACCCGGACAGCGTCATGATCACGCTGTCGAGCTTCACGAGACGCCTGTCCTCGGGTGGCCGTGAGGTCGAGGTCGAGATGCCGCAGTTCCAGGCGCGCTGGCTCGACGCCCAAGAGCATTCCGGCACGAATATCGGCGCTACCACGACGCACAACATCTTCGTCGAGCTCAAGGAGGTCCGGACCGATGCCGCCGCGACCGCTCCAGCCCGGCTTGGCCCGAGTAAGTCCTGA
- a CDS encoding TetR/AcrR family transcriptional regulator, with translation MAPPDNNHYADTGRTRQKSRTRDALIDAVRDLMARGEDPSVSDVAEAAGISRTTAYRYFPDKESLLNAAMPQTGERSLLGEHPPSDVVERMARTLDAHFAFMRRWDPQLRAALKASIAPGAQQPSLRGGRAVRWYEEALAPLAETHPHLDRHALAVRLRAVAGIESKVWLTGVGGLNSDEADAVMRENALDILRAAMARDPLPSGR, from the coding sequence ATGGCCCCTCCCGACAACAACCATTACGCGGACACCGGCCGGACGCGGCAGAAGTCAAGGACTCGGGACGCGCTGATCGATGCAGTGCGTGACCTCATGGCACGCGGGGAAGACCCCTCGGTATCCGACGTCGCCGAAGCCGCCGGGATCTCACGTACCACGGCATACCGCTACTTCCCCGACAAGGAGTCCCTGCTCAATGCGGCGATGCCTCAGACCGGCGAGCGGTCGCTCCTGGGCGAGCACCCGCCGTCGGATGTCGTCGAAAGGATGGCCCGCACGCTCGACGCACACTTCGCCTTCATGCGCAGGTGGGATCCCCAGCTGCGGGCCGCACTGAAGGCATCCATCGCCCCCGGGGCCCAGCAGCCCAGCCTCCGCGGCGGTCGGGCCGTGCGCTGGTACGAGGAGGCTCTCGCACCCCTCGCCGAGACGCACCCGCATCTTGACCGCCATGCCCTCGCGGTCCGACTCCGTGCAGTGGCCGGCATCGAGTCCAAGGTGTGGCTCACGGGGGTCGGCGGGCTCAACTCCGACGAGGCCGACGCCGTCATGCGCGAGAATGCTCTGGACATTCTCCGCGCGGCGATGGCACGCGATCCACTGCCGAGCGGCCGCTGA
- a CDS encoding trimeric intracellular cation channel family protein: protein MNPAEWALAVDLLGVFFFAVSGCMMAAQKGYDIVGSVLLGALTGIGGGVIRDLVLNRIPNSLAQPIYLAPPVVAAIVVYFLMPAVQKLRRTVLFFDAGGLALFCVTGTLTALGAGINPVSAAVLGTVTAIGGGLMRDTVANVRPGLFDRHDIYAVPAMFGAGLVALLSWLGAMSTTAGFLVAVAVFAFRVLALRLRWRVPLAASSRHESKRASAR from the coding sequence ATGAATCCCGCCGAATGGGCACTGGCCGTCGATCTTCTGGGCGTCTTCTTCTTCGCCGTCTCCGGGTGCATGATGGCCGCCCAGAAGGGCTACGACATCGTCGGGTCGGTGCTGCTGGGAGCGCTCACGGGGATCGGCGGCGGAGTGATACGCGATCTGGTGCTCAACCGCATCCCCAACTCGCTCGCGCAGCCCATCTACCTCGCGCCGCCCGTGGTCGCCGCGATCGTCGTCTACTTCCTGATGCCGGCCGTGCAGAAGCTCCGACGCACAGTCCTCTTCTTCGATGCCGGCGGCCTCGCCCTGTTCTGCGTCACGGGCACACTCACGGCGCTGGGGGCGGGGATCAATCCGGTCTCTGCGGCGGTCCTGGGCACTGTCACAGCGATCGGGGGTGGCCTCATGCGGGACACCGTCGCGAACGTGCGCCCCGGCCTGTTCGACCGGCACGACATCTACGCCGTACCGGCCATGTTCGGCGCAGGCCTCGTCGCACTGCTCTCATGGCTCGGCGCGATGTCCACCACCGCAGGCTTCCTGGTCGCGGTCGCGGTCTTCGCCTTCCGCGTCCTCGCCCTCCGGCTCCGCTGGCGCGTCCCCCTCGCTGCGTCGAGCCGCCACGAGAGCAAACGGGCCAGCGCGCGGTGA
- a CDS encoding class-II fumarase/aspartase family protein, whose amino-acid sequence MSSTVYDSLLFRDMFGTPGMRDVFSDEAYVRRIIDTETALARAEAAVGLVPADAAARITATASFEGLDQERLRRETDIVGYPILPIVEQLSEQCGDDGGFIHWGATTQDIMDTATMLQCKEGLRIVGEQLDAVRAAVAGLAEAHLNTITAGRTHLQHALPVTFGFRAAVWLSALDRHSERLAQVAQRALMVQFGGAAGTLASLGTGPEGLEVRAGLAAELGLRDPEITWHVARDGVTEIVTLLASVGASLGKIALDVMLMCSSEFGEAAEPFVMGRGASSTMPQKRNPISCELMLAAAKMLRDKSSTMLDAMIQDFERATGPWHLEWATVPESFLLISSSLHQAEFMLSGLEVDADRMRANTRLTGGLIVAEAVMMAVAPALGRQRAHTVVYGACKAAIESRTTLEEQLLAEPILVEKLGAARIHGLCEPSGYLGSAGEMTKQVLAAHGR is encoded by the coding sequence ATGAGCAGCACCGTCTACGACTCCCTCCTGTTCCGCGACATGTTCGGCACCCCCGGCATGCGCGACGTCTTCAGCGATGAGGCCTACGTGCGCCGCATCATTGACACCGAGACGGCGCTCGCCCGGGCCGAGGCCGCCGTCGGGCTGGTCCCGGCCGACGCCGCGGCGCGGATCACCGCGACCGCCTCGTTCGAGGGCCTCGACCAGGAGCGGCTGCGCCGCGAGACGGACATCGTGGGCTACCCGATCCTGCCGATCGTCGAGCAGCTCAGCGAGCAGTGCGGCGACGACGGCGGCTTCATCCACTGGGGCGCCACGACGCAGGACATCATGGACACCGCCACGATGCTCCAGTGCAAGGAGGGCCTGCGGATCGTGGGGGAGCAGCTCGATGCCGTCCGGGCCGCCGTCGCAGGGCTCGCCGAGGCCCACCTCAACACCATCACCGCGGGCCGCACGCACCTCCAGCACGCGCTGCCCGTGACGTTCGGGTTCCGGGCGGCCGTGTGGCTCTCGGCGCTCGACCGCCACTCGGAACGGCTCGCCCAAGTGGCTCAGAGGGCGCTCATGGTCCAGTTCGGCGGGGCGGCGGGGACGCTCGCCTCGCTCGGTACCGGGCCCGAGGGGCTCGAGGTGCGCGCCGGGCTTGCCGCCGAGCTGGGCCTGCGGGATCCGGAGATCACGTGGCACGTGGCGCGCGACGGCGTCACGGAGATCGTCACGCTCCTCGCCTCCGTCGGAGCGTCCCTCGGCAAGATCGCGCTCGACGTCATGCTGATGTGCTCGTCGGAGTTCGGCGAGGCCGCGGAGCCGTTCGTCATGGGCCGCGGCGCGAGCTCGACCATGCCGCAGAAGCGCAACCCGATCTCGTGCGAGCTCATGCTTGCCGCGGCAAAGATGCTGCGTGACAAGTCATCCACGATGCTCGATGCCATGATCCAGGACTTCGAGCGTGCCACGGGCCCGTGGCATCTCGAATGGGCCACCGTGCCCGAGTCGTTCCTGCTCATCTCGAGCTCGCTGCACCAGGCCGAGTTCATGCTCTCGGGCCTCGAGGTCGACGCCGACCGCATGCGCGCCAACACCCGCCTGACCGGCGGCCTCATCGTCGCCGAGGCCGTCATGATGGCCGTCGCGCCCGCGCTCGGACGGCAGCGCGCGCACACCGTGGTGTACGGGGCGTGCAAGGCGGCCATCGAGTCCCGCACGACCCTTGAGGAGCAGCTCCTCGCCGAGCCCATCCTCGTGGAGAAGCTCGGTGCCGCTCGGATCCACGGGCTGTGCGAGCCGTCGGGCTACCTCGGAAGCGCGGGGGAGATGACCAAGCAGGTCCTCGCGGCCCACGGGCGCTGA
- a CDS encoding aldo/keto reductase yields the protein MTEQTRTLGTASPLTVSSMGLGCMGMSEFYGAPDEAAGLATIHRALDLGITFLDTADMYGPFTNEKLVGRAIAGRRDEVQLATKFGNVRGENGERLGISGAPEYVHSACDASLQRLGVDYIDLYYQHRVDPKVPIEDTVGAMAELVTAGKVRHLGLSEAAAGTIRRAHAVHPITALETEYSLFTRDLEDEILPTLRELGIGLVPYSPLGRGILTGKLTAESVAQEGDARSHPYFPRFQGDALATNLRLVENVEALAAAKGVTPGQIALAWVLAQGEDVVPIPGTKRVAYLEENAAARDIVLTDDEVRALAEAVPQDAVAGPRYGDMGSIDRG from the coding sequence ATGACTGAACAGACCAGAACCCTCGGCACGGCCTCTCCCCTGACTGTCTCCTCCATGGGCCTCGGCTGCATGGGCATGTCCGAGTTCTACGGCGCGCCGGACGAGGCCGCGGGCCTCGCCACGATCCACCGCGCCCTCGACCTCGGCATCACGTTCCTCGACACCGCGGACATGTACGGCCCGTTCACGAACGAGAAGCTCGTGGGCCGGGCGATCGCCGGGCGCCGCGACGAGGTGCAGCTCGCGACGAAGTTCGGGAATGTGCGCGGCGAGAACGGCGAGCGCCTCGGCATCAGCGGCGCCCCCGAATACGTGCATTCCGCGTGCGACGCGTCGCTCCAGCGGCTCGGCGTGGACTACATCGACCTCTACTACCAGCACCGCGTGGACCCGAAGGTCCCCATCGAGGACACCGTCGGCGCGATGGCGGAGCTCGTGACGGCGGGCAAGGTCCGCCACCTCGGGCTCTCGGAGGCCGCCGCCGGGACCATCCGCCGCGCCCATGCCGTCCACCCGATCACGGCCCTCGAGACCGAGTACTCGCTCTTCACTCGGGACCTCGAGGACGAGATCCTTCCGACCCTCCGCGAGCTCGGGATCGGCCTCGTGCCCTACTCCCCCTTGGGCCGCGGCATCCTCACCGGGAAGCTCACCGCGGAGTCCGTCGCGCAGGAAGGCGATGCGCGCAGCCACCCCTACTTCCCACGGTTCCAGGGCGACGCCCTCGCGACCAACCTCCGGCTGGTCGAGAACGTCGAGGCCCTCGCCGCTGCCAAGGGCGTGACGCCGGGCCAGATCGCCCTCGCATGGGTCCTCGCCCAAGGCGAGGACGTGGTCCCGATCCCCGGCACCAAGCGCGTGGCCTACCTCGAGGAGAACGCCGCGGCGCGGGACATCGTCCTCACCGACGACGAGGTCCGGGCCCTCGCCGAGGCCGTGCCGCAGGACGCCGTCGCGGGCCCGCGCTACGGGGACATGGGCAGCATCGACAGAGGTTGA